The following are encoded together in the Flavihumibacter fluvii genome:
- a CDS encoding dimethylarginine dimethylaminohydrolase family protein, translating into MKKTCHSEFGTIQSVFIKPIVNAFIDDNHIEKEWKVLNFTSKPDFEKGRKEYAAFEKLLGITGARISHFPADTVQTLDAMYCRDASIATDYGMIICNMGKPQRKTEPEAHLKSFNEIGLPILGSIKAPGTVEGGDLAWLNATTLAVGHTYRTNENGIGQLKALLEPRGISVITVPLPHYKGPSDVFHLMSVLSPVDHNLAVVYSPLMPIVFRQHLIGMGYELVEVPDEEFGSMGCNVLAIAPRVCIMVSGNPTTKAALENAGCKVYEYEGQEISVKGGGGPTCLTRPIQRIIQ; encoded by the coding sequence ATGAAAAAAACCTGTCATTCTGAATTCGGAACCATACAATCTGTTTTCATTAAACCAATAGTGAATGCCTTCATTGATGATAACCATATTGAAAAGGAATGGAAAGTATTAAATTTTACCAGCAAGCCGGACTTTGAAAAAGGCAGGAAGGAATATGCTGCTTTCGAAAAGTTACTCGGCATAACAGGGGCAAGGATTTCCCATTTTCCAGCTGATACCGTCCAGACATTAGACGCCATGTATTGCCGGGACGCTTCCATAGCCACAGATTATGGCATGATCATCTGCAATATGGGAAAACCACAGCGAAAAACAGAGCCGGAAGCACATTTGAAATCTTTCAACGAGATCGGCTTGCCGATCCTTGGATCCATAAAAGCACCAGGCACTGTTGAAGGTGGCGACCTCGCCTGGCTGAATGCAACAACCCTGGCCGTTGGCCACACCTATCGAACCAATGAAAATGGGATTGGCCAACTGAAGGCATTACTTGAACCTCGGGGCATTTCAGTTATCACAGTTCCACTACCGCATTATAAAGGCCCGTCGGATGTTTTCCATTTGATGTCTGTCTTAAGTCCGGTTGACCATAATCTTGCAGTTGTTTATTCCCCGCTGATGCCTATAGTTTTTCGCCAGCATCTTATCGGCATGGGATACGAACTGGTCGAAGTTCCGGATGAAGAATTCGGCAGTATGGGTTGCAATGTGTTGGCAATTGCCCCACGGGTATGCATCATGGTTAGTGGTAATCCAACAACCAAAGCAGCATTAGAAAATGCTGGCTGCAAAGTATACGAATATGAAGGCCAGGAAATTAGTGTAAAAGGAGGCGGTGGACCAACCTGCCTGACCAGGCCGATACAAAGAATTATTCAATGA
- a CDS encoding SRPBCC family protein: MASENNSQNTADREIRISRLLSAPRELVWEVFTRPEHLVNWWGPNGFSTTIQSMQVVPGGLLELVLHGPDGTNYKNKSIYKEVVKPERIVFEHITAPKFITTIEFIAEGTRTRLNWHMLFESKEQFEQVVKVFKADEGLTQNVEKLELYIIRQPIIVERLLNAPVARVWSAITDKQEMKKWYFDLAEFKPEPGFVFEFLGGADPDIQYVHICEITEVVKEQKLTYSWKYKGYGGISHVSFELFPQGDKTLLKLTHTGIDSFPASNIDFAKGNFLEGWNHIIHTSLKEYLELVH; this comes from the coding sequence ATGGCAAGCGAAAATAATAGCCAAAACACAGCGGATCGGGAGATCCGGATTTCAAGGTTACTTAGTGCGCCAAGGGAACTGGTTTGGGAAGTATTTACCCGTCCGGAACATCTTGTAAACTGGTGGGGGCCCAATGGTTTCAGTACTACCATTCAATCAATGCAGGTTGTACCTGGCGGTTTGTTGGAATTAGTCCTGCATGGCCCTGATGGTACCAATTATAAAAATAAAAGTATTTATAAGGAAGTAGTTAAACCGGAACGAATCGTATTTGAACATATAACAGCGCCGAAATTCATTACCACCATCGAGTTTATTGCAGAAGGTACCAGGACAAGGCTCAACTGGCATATGTTGTTTGAATCAAAAGAGCAGTTTGAGCAGGTGGTGAAAGTATTTAAGGCAGATGAGGGATTAACACAGAATGTTGAAAAACTGGAGCTTTATATCATCCGGCAACCCATCATAGTTGAAAGGTTATTGAATGCTCCTGTTGCCAGGGTTTGGTCGGCTATTACCGATAAACAGGAAATGAAGAAATGGTATTTTGACCTGGCAGAATTTAAGCCTGAACCTGGATTTGTATTTGAATTCTTAGGTGGTGCAGATCCTGATATCCAGTATGTTCATATTTGTGAAATCACAGAAGTGGTCAAGGAACAAAAATTAACCTATAGCTGGAAGTATAAGGGTTATGGCGGGATTTCGCATGTGAGTTTTGAACTTTTTCCCCAGGGAGATAAAACGTTATTGAAATTGACCCATACTGGAATTGATTCCTTCCCGGCCAGTAATATTGATTTTGCAAAAGGCAATTTTTTGGAAGGCTGGAACCATATTATCCATACTTCATTAAAGGAATACCTTGAATTAGTTCATTGA
- a CDS encoding ArsR/SmtB family transcription factor, with protein MRRDVFQAIADPTRREIIRLVAHKKMNLNSVAENFAISRPAISKHIKILTECGLISIRQEGRERFCSAELNNLHEIFEWVEQYRQFWESRIDNLEKYLDQLQKEPKINKHGKRK; from the coding sequence ATGCGAAGAGATGTTTTCCAGGCCATTGCTGACCCAACCCGCCGGGAGATCATACGGTTGGTTGCCCACAAAAAAATGAACCTCAATTCTGTAGCTGAAAACTTTGCAATCAGCAGGCCTGCTATTTCGAAGCACATAAAAATTTTAACGGAGTGCGGACTGATTAGCATCCGGCAGGAGGGCAGGGAGCGATTCTGTTCTGCCGAACTTAATAACCTGCATGAAATTTTTGAATGGGTGGAACAATACCGCCAGTTCTGGGAATCCAGGATAGATAACCTGGAAAAATATTTGGACCAACTGCAAAAAGAACCTAAAATAAATAAACATGGCAAGCGAAAATAA
- a CDS encoding creatininase family protein yields the protein MRPYLLAENNWKAIKDTDIDLAILPWGATEAHNYHLPYGTDIIEADHIAAAAAKIAFESGARIIVLPTIPFGVNTGQSDIKLDINLNPSTQLAILNDIIAVLNRQGIFKLLILNSHGGNDFKALLRELGLRYPKMFLSTCNWFQALPKAEYFEAKGDHADEMETSLIMHLCPHLVLPLNEAGDGHEKKQRIKAFSEGWVWAERKWSMISADTGTGNPKAATAEKGSKYFEAVTKKLASLLLELSRIDNNDLYE from the coding sequence ATGAGACCTTATTTACTGGCAGAGAACAATTGGAAGGCCATTAAGGATACTGACATCGATCTTGCTATCCTGCCATGGGGAGCAACCGAAGCCCATAATTATCATTTGCCATACGGAACAGATATAATTGAAGCAGATCATATTGCCGCAGCAGCTGCGAAAATTGCATTTGAAAGTGGAGCGAGAATAATAGTTTTACCAACAATACCTTTTGGCGTGAATACTGGGCAGTCGGATATTAAACTGGATATCAACCTGAATCCATCCACCCAACTGGCCATTTTAAATGATATCATTGCGGTGCTGAACCGGCAGGGAATTTTTAAATTGCTGATCCTGAATAGTCACGGTGGTAATGATTTCAAAGCTTTGCTGCGTGAACTGGGTCTGCGATACCCCAAAATGTTTTTAAGTACCTGTAATTGGTTCCAGGCTTTGCCAAAAGCCGAGTATTTTGAAGCTAAAGGTGACCATGCCGATGAAATGGAAACTTCACTTATCATGCACCTTTGCCCTCATTTGGTGTTACCCTTAAACGAAGCCGGTGACGGACATGAAAAAAAACAGCGGATCAAAGCATTTTCAGAAGGATGGGTTTGGGCTGAGCGAAAATGGTCAATGATAAGTGCTGATACCGGAACTGGAAATCCTAAAGCTGCCACGGCTGAAAAAGGATCAAAATATTTTGAAGCTGTCACCAAAAAACTGGCGTCATTACTTTTGGAATTATCAAGGATCGATAATAATGATCTTTATGAATAG
- a CDS encoding amino acid permease: MPMTAAKPLAKIGIWTCTSLVVGNTIASGIFLLPASLAAFGSISLLGWIGSSAGAIVLAMLFSKLSRMMPGALGGPYAYSRAGLGDFAGFLVAWGYWLSIWCTNAAIAVTMISYLSVFFPALASNSFIAVGTGLAVIWFLSWVNTRGVKTAGVVQLITTILKITPLILVSFAGLFYIKIENFIPVNISNSSNLSAITATASLTLFAFLGLESATIPSGHIENPGRTIPRATMIGTIVTIFIYVAGSVSIMGMIPAMELKNSNAPFADAAAIIWGNNARYWVAAGAIVSTFGALNGWILLQGQMPLAAARDKLFPAVFTRENSKGTPAAGIIISSVFISLLMLTNFTKGLTDTFTFMILMTTITVLVPYLFSATAYGILILQHKYWKKNGISNVILAALGFMFSMWAIVGCGQETVYWGFIAILAGIPFYAWMKRHHF; this comes from the coding sequence ATGCCAATGACAGCTGCAAAGCCTCTTGCCAAAATAGGAATATGGACATGTACTTCCCTGGTAGTTGGTAATACGATAGCATCCGGGATTTTTTTGTTACCAGCCAGTCTCGCCGCTTTTGGTAGTATCAGTTTGCTGGGTTGGATCGGATCTTCGGCAGGTGCAATAGTATTGGCCATGCTTTTCAGTAAACTTAGCAGGATGATGCCAGGTGCACTGGGTGGGCCATATGCTTATTCAAGGGCAGGATTGGGTGATTTTGCAGGTTTCCTTGTCGCCTGGGGGTATTGGTTATCGATCTGGTGCACCAATGCAGCAATTGCTGTGACCATGATCAGTTACCTGTCCGTTTTTTTTCCTGCTTTAGCCAGCAACTCATTCATTGCTGTTGGAACTGGCCTGGCTGTTATCTGGTTCCTATCCTGGGTAAATACAAGAGGTGTTAAAACGGCAGGGGTTGTGCAGTTAATTACAACTATCCTGAAAATAACCCCCTTGATCCTGGTATCTTTTGCCGGGCTATTCTATATTAAAATAGAAAATTTTATTCCGGTGAACATCAGCAACTCATCCAATTTATCTGCTATAACTGCAACAGCCAGCCTCACACTTTTTGCATTCCTTGGTTTGGAGAGTGCAACAATACCATCCGGACATATAGAAAATCCCGGAAGAACAATTCCCCGTGCAACCATGATCGGGACAATAGTGACCATCTTTATTTATGTAGCCGGGTCAGTTTCAATTATGGGTATGATTCCCGCTATGGAATTAAAAAACTCCAATGCACCTTTTGCAGATGCTGCAGCAATCATCTGGGGGAACAATGCCCGGTATTGGGTAGCAGCTGGTGCTATTGTATCAACCTTTGGTGCGCTGAATGGGTGGATTTTATTACAAGGACAAATGCCTTTGGCAGCTGCCCGCGATAAGTTATTTCCGGCTGTGTTTACCCGTGAAAACAGCAAAGGTACACCTGCTGCCGGAATAATTATTTCAAGTGTCTTCATAAGTTTATTGATGCTCACCAATTTTACAAAGGGCTTGACAGACACTTTTACTTTTATGATTTTGATGACCACAATTACCGTTTTGGTTCCCTACCTTTTTTCTGCAACTGCATATGGCATTTTAATACTTCAGCATAAATATTGGAAAAAGAATGGTATCAGTAATGTTATTCTTGCTGCACTAGGATTCATGTTCTCCATGTGGGCTATTGTTGGCTGTGGCCAGGAAACAGTGTATTGGGGATTTATTGCCATACTGGCCGGGATTCCATTTTATGCCTGGATGAAACGGCATCATTTTTAA
- a CDS encoding TraB/GumN family protein — translation MRLILSVISFLILPVFGFSQAKVKSEKALVPVQEMANSVLWEITGKGLKVPSYLFGTMHILCADDARLSDSLQYAIDKSDVVFFEVDMDNMSEIMGLFKYIRMKDNVKLSDLMTEEEYARVKKYFSENRTMLPLSMMERFKPYFIASMLSESKMPCETKNGMEEVIMQEVKRQQKPINGLESIAFQASVFDSIPYTDQAKELLRTIDSSGKEDSLTGKMLEVYRSQDLGAIEKLTQDEAGITSYINLFLYDRNAKWIPIIEAAILKSPTLIAVGAAHLPGSKGVIQLLRNAGYRLRPVKHAINQRLM, via the coding sequence ATGCGTTTAATCCTCAGCGTTATATCCTTCCTTATTTTGCCAGTCTTCGGATTTTCACAAGCGAAAGTGAAATCTGAAAAGGCGCTTGTTCCGGTTCAGGAAATGGCCAATTCTGTCCTTTGGGAAATTACAGGAAAGGGACTGAAAGTTCCGTCTTACCTGTTTGGTACCATGCATATTCTCTGCGCTGATGATGCCAGGTTAAGCGACAGCCTGCAGTACGCAATAGATAAGAGTGACGTTGTATTTTTTGAAGTGGACATGGATAATATGTCCGAAATAATGGGTTTGTTCAAGTATATCCGGATGAAAGACAATGTTAAGCTCAGTGATCTGATGACAGAAGAAGAATATGCCCGGGTAAAAAAATATTTCAGTGAGAACCGTACTATGCTTCCATTAAGCATGATGGAACGATTTAAGCCATATTTCATAGCATCCATGTTGAGTGAATCAAAAATGCCCTGTGAAACTAAGAATGGTATGGAAGAAGTAATCATGCAGGAAGTAAAAAGACAACAGAAACCCATCAATGGATTAGAATCTATCGCATTTCAGGCCAGCGTTTTTGATAGTATTCCATATACAGACCAGGCAAAAGAATTACTCCGGACAATTGATAGTTCCGGTAAGGAAGACAGCTTAACTGGAAAGATGCTTGAAGTGTACCGTTCGCAAGATCTTGGTGCTATTGAAAAACTCACCCAGGATGAAGCTGGAATAACATCTTATATCAATCTCTTTTTGTATGATCGCAATGCGAAATGGATTCCTATAATTGAAGCAGCTATCCTGAAAAGTCCCACACTTATTGCAGTTGGTGCCGCCCATTTACCAGGAAGTAAAGGGGTAATACAATTACTAAGGAATGCAGGGTACCGATTGCGTCCGGTTAAACATGCCATTAATCAGAGATTGATGTAA
- a CDS encoding DUF3500 domain-containing protein translates to MRQLLLFLFLPITLMSQDGQTSFAKSAPAVNFIQSLSTAQKYYTVFPFTELNRFSWHYVPTYMYPRDGIAVKDLDANQKKKLDELLQAYLSKEGYKKVKDIMSFEYILKVVEPENPTRIPEDYKIALYGQPGKDSIWAWKFTGHHLALNFTIVDGKLAFAPLFFGANPGIVQSGPQKGFQLFKTEEELALQLLLSLNAEQQKQAIIQLTAFADIVTTNSPKVDPLAPAGIEEQNLSATQRSLLNQLILAYLYAMPPYIAKVRMDRIANEDKGSIRFGWAGAKEQGKGHYYRIQGKTFLIEFDNTQNNANHVHTVWRDFNGDYGQDLIREHYQALPHSHN, encoded by the coding sequence ATGAGGCAGCTTTTGTTATTCCTGTTCCTACCAATTACTTTGATGTCACAGGATGGGCAGACCAGTTTTGCAAAATCGGCGCCTGCCGTAAACTTTATTCAGTCGCTCAGCACTGCACAAAAATACTACACTGTTTTTCCGTTCACGGAATTGAACCGGTTCTCGTGGCATTATGTACCTACTTATATGTATCCGCGGGATGGAATTGCAGTAAAAGACCTTGATGCTAACCAGAAGAAAAAGCTAGACGAGTTGTTGCAGGCTTATTTAAGTAAGGAAGGGTATAAAAAGGTGAAGGATATCATGTCTTTTGAATATATCCTCAAGGTAGTAGAACCCGAAAACCCAACCCGAATTCCGGAAGACTATAAAATTGCCCTTTATGGCCAGCCAGGAAAAGACAGTATCTGGGCCTGGAAATTTACAGGACACCATCTGGCGTTAAACTTCACCATCGTTGATGGGAAACTGGCATTTGCACCATTGTTTTTTGGCGCCAATCCCGGGATTGTGCAAAGTGGCCCGCAGAAAGGCTTCCAACTCTTCAAAACGGAAGAGGAACTGGCATTACAGTTATTATTATCCTTAAATGCGGAACAACAAAAGCAAGCAATTATCCAGTTGACTGCTTTTGCAGATATAGTCACGACCAATTCACCCAAGGTTGATCCTTTAGCCCCTGCTGGAATTGAAGAACAAAATTTGTCTGCAACACAAAGAAGCCTGTTGAACCAATTGATATTGGCCTACCTGTATGCCATGCCACCCTATATAGCCAAGGTGCGCATGGACAGGATCGCCAATGAGGATAAGGGCAGCATCCGCTTTGGGTGGGCCGGGGCCAAAGAACAGGGAAAGGGTCATTATTACCGGATCCAGGGTAAGACATTCCTGATTGAATTTGATAATACGCAGAACAATGCCAACCATGTACATACTGTCTGGCGTGATTTTAATGGTGATTATGGACAAGACCTGATACGGGAACACTACCAGGCTTTACCGCATAGCCATAATTAA
- a CDS encoding GNAT family N-acetyltransferase — MEPIISRYTANDKEQIVEVWEESVRSTHQFLKELDIVLYKSILQGFDFSSLAVFCLREKGGRMLGFFGVGGDKLEMLFLRPECMGKGYGRLLLKFAIDQLNVIKVDVNEDNQSAFLFYQHFGFVVAHRKPIDEFGKPYPILEMILKK; from the coding sequence ATGGAACCTATTATCAGCCGGTACACGGCAAATGATAAAGAGCAAATAGTAGAAGTCTGGGAAGAATCTGTAAGGTCTACCCACCAGTTTCTAAAGGAATTGGATATCGTTTTGTACAAGTCGATATTGCAGGGATTTGATTTCAGTTCACTGGCTGTATTTTGCCTACGGGAAAAAGGAGGCCGGATGCTGGGTTTTTTTGGGGTAGGAGGGGATAAATTGGAAATGTTATTTCTCCGTCCGGAATGTATGGGTAAAGGTTATGGGAGACTTTTACTCAAGTTTGCCATTGATCAACTGAATGTGATTAAAGTGGATGTTAATGAAGACAATCAAAGCGCATTTTTATTTTACCAGCATTTTGGTTTTGTTGTGGCGCACCGCAAGCCGATTGATGAGTTTGGAAAGCCGTATCCCATACTAGAAATGATATTAAAGAAATGA
- a CDS encoding menaquinone biosynthesis decarboxylase yields the protein MAYKNQQEFIHALEKAGELIRITTYVDPHLEIAEITDRISKTKNGGKALLFENTGYGFPVLMNAYGSEKRMCMALGVNHLDDVANEIESLFKLLTKPKESIIDKLNLLPKLGQFASWMPKVRNGRGECQEVILAEPDITKLPVITCWPKDGGPFITLPVIHTKDPHTNTRNVGMYRMQVFGPTLTGMHWHKHKVSAKHFAEYKKMGKRMPVAVALGGDPVYAYSATAPLPENVDEYMLAGFLRKKKVELVKCITQPDIEVPADADFVIEGYVEPGEDLIWEGPFGDHTGYYSLPDWYPRFHITAITHRKNAVYPATIVGIPPQEDAWLGKATERIFLAPIKMTMVPEIIDMDMPIEGVFHNLVITQIQKDYAGQGQKVMNAMWGAGQMMFNKILVLADAGVKIQDYGDLARYVFKNLDVANDVVFSNGPMDVLDHSCSKMGFGGKMCIDGTTKMIEESEEQNHFSSAQVKTRLSAADFKQFPEISAVNLSLLDQGINCLLLSVRKNRIGHIRDLHQSVCAAIESMEMVKMVLYVEHTIDPGNLPVALWRFCNNLDPKRDQFLYSRPARTETGKTFNCLGLDGTIKTKEFDNFQRDWPNIIVAADQTIDAVDKKWDQLGLGPFIPSPSLSFKHQVYGDEAVAQ from the coding sequence ATGGCCTATAAGAATCAGCAGGAATTTATCCATGCACTGGAAAAAGCCGGAGAACTCATCCGCATCACGACTTATGTGGACCCCCACCTTGAAATAGCAGAAATCACCGACCGGATCAGTAAAACCAAAAATGGCGGTAAAGCCTTGTTGTTTGAAAACACCGGCTATGGCTTTCCTGTTTTAATGAATGCCTATGGCAGTGAAAAGAGGATGTGCATGGCCCTTGGTGTGAACCATCTCGATGATGTAGCCAATGAAATTGAAAGCCTGTTCAAATTATTGACTAAACCCAAAGAAAGTATTATTGATAAACTGAACCTTCTGCCTAAACTTGGGCAGTTTGCCAGTTGGATGCCTAAAGTAAGGAATGGGCGAGGGGAATGCCAGGAAGTTATTTTAGCTGAACCCGATATTACAAAACTTCCCGTTATTACGTGCTGGCCAAAAGATGGCGGTCCTTTTATTACACTTCCTGTAATCCATACTAAGGATCCGCATACAAATACACGCAATGTTGGTATGTATCGGATGCAGGTATTCGGGCCCACATTAACCGGCATGCACTGGCATAAACATAAAGTAAGTGCTAAACATTTTGCCGAATATAAAAAAATGGGAAAGCGGATGCCCGTGGCAGTTGCCCTCGGTGGTGACCCTGTATATGCCTATTCTGCAACAGCGCCATTGCCGGAAAATGTTGACGAATACATGTTAGCCGGATTCTTACGGAAGAAAAAAGTGGAATTGGTAAAATGCATCACCCAGCCTGATATCGAAGTACCAGCTGATGCCGATTTTGTTATTGAGGGGTATGTTGAACCTGGTGAAGACCTGATATGGGAAGGCCCGTTCGGAGATCATACCGGTTATTATTCACTTCCAGATTGGTACCCGCGATTTCATATTACGGCCATAACCCACAGGAAAAATGCTGTTTACCCGGCAACGATCGTAGGAATTCCGCCCCAGGAGGATGCCTGGTTAGGAAAAGCAACAGAGCGGATTTTTTTAGCGCCCATCAAAATGACCATGGTGCCTGAAATTATAGATATGGATATGCCAATCGAAGGGGTATTCCATAACCTGGTGATTACGCAGATCCAGAAAGATTATGCCGGGCAGGGACAAAAAGTGATGAATGCGATGTGGGGAGCCGGACAAATGATGTTCAATAAAATTTTAGTATTAGCAGATGCGGGCGTCAAGATCCAGGATTATGGGGATTTAGCACGGTATGTTTTCAAAAACCTAGATGTTGCCAATGATGTGGTCTTTAGTAACGGACCAATGGATGTACTGGACCATAGTTGCAGTAAAATGGGCTTTGGCGGTAAAATGTGTATTGATGGAACTACCAAAATGATAGAAGAATCAGAGGAACAAAATCATTTTAGTTCCGCACAGGTTAAAACCCGGCTCTCAGCAGCAGATTTTAAACAGTTTCCGGAGATCAGCGCAGTGAATTTATCCTTACTTGATCAGGGCATTAATTGCCTGTTACTAAGTGTCCGGAAGAACCGTATAGGCCATATCAGGGATTTACACCAATCTGTTTGTGCCGCTATTGAATCGATGGAAATGGTGAAAATGGTGCTGTATGTAGAGCACACCATTGATCCGGGTAACCTTCCTGTTGCCTTATGGCGTTTTTGTAATAACCTGGATCCCAAGCGGGACCAGTTCCTGTATTCCCGGCCAGCGCGCACCGAAACCGGCAAGACCTTTAATTGCCTTGGGTTGGATGGCACCATCAAAACCAAGGAATTCGATAATTTCCAGCGGGATTGGCCGAATATCATTGTGGCAGCTGATCAAACAATTGATGCGGTGGATAAGAAATGGGACCAGCTTGGATTGGGTCCATTCATTCCTTCACCTTCTTTATCATTTAAACACCAGGTCTATGGCGATGAAGCCGTAGCGCAATAA
- a CDS encoding GyrI-like domain-containing protein, protein MDVRIIDMPEKKLLGMRMVMSYSNNRTYELWHQFMPRRKEIGCTLNSDLYSLQIYPSGAGPISGNADTLFEKWAAVEVAGFPSIPDGMETMILAAGKYAVFIHQGPATTFMKTFHFIFNIWMPGTEFEMDDRPHFEVLPEGYRPNDPLAQEEIWIPIKFKA, encoded by the coding sequence ATGGATGTCAGAATTATAGACATGCCGGAAAAAAAACTACTGGGAATGAGGATGGTGATGTCTTATTCCAACAACCGGACATACGAACTGTGGCATCAGTTTATGCCGAGAAGGAAAGAAATTGGCTGCACGCTGAACAGTGACCTTTATTCGTTGCAAATCTATCCATCTGGCGCAGGGCCAATATCAGGTAATGCCGATACGCTATTTGAAAAATGGGCTGCCGTTGAAGTGGCCGGATTCCCGTCAATTCCTGACGGTATGGAAACAATGATATTGGCTGCTGGAAAATATGCTGTATTTATTCACCAGGGTCCGGCAACCACTTTTATGAAAACCTTTCATTTTATATTCAATATTTGGATGCCAGGCACTGAATTTGAAATGGATGACCGTCCGCATTTTGAAGTTTTACCGGAAGGTTATCGGCCCAATGACCCGTTGGCCCAGGAAGAAATCTGGATTCCCATTAAATTTAAGGCTTGA